In the genome of Gadus morhua chromosome 14, gadMor3.0, whole genome shotgun sequence, one region contains:
- the dhodh gene encoding dihydroorotate dehydrogenase (quinone), mitochondrial, whose protein sequence is MAYHIKKRLTDAVKILGSGALVFTSYLTVTGDERFYANQLMPLLQRIVAAETAHVMAVKLLSLGVSPLNWYQDPASLEVTVMGRKFRNPIGIAAGFDKHGEAVDGLFKVGFGFVEVGTITPRPQEGNPKPRVFRLPADQAVINRYGFNSCGLLEAQHRLKTREASQQLLRKAGLPLGINLGKNKLSQDASADFMEGVRVMGPLADYLVVNVSSPNTPGLRDLQGKAHLHTLLHKVLKERDALQCERKPPVLVKIAPDLSPQDMQDIAEVVIELGVDGLMVSNTTVSRPPTLKDPRWSETGGLSGRPLRELSTDTVREMFRLTGGKVPIVGIGGVASGQDALNKIRAGASLVQLYTAFTYQGPPLVTRIKRELHQLLQDQGFSCIAEAVGADHRGASEAQSPPTHGTNQAHQAQETPVSTMVPLVPAAVSTSSAGEVNQGAAAIPNQGEAFRTV, encoded by the exons ATGGCGTATCACATAAAG AAACGTCTGACGGATGCTGTGAAGATCCTTGGTTCAGGGGCCTTGGTGTTCACCTCCTACCTCACCGTCACCGGAGATGAGCGTTTCTATGCCAACCAGCTCATGCCGCTTCTGCAGAGGATCGTGGCAGCCGAGACTGCTCATGTGATGGCGGTGAAACTGTTGAGTCTGGGAGTGTCCCCGCTGAACTGGTACCAGGACCCTGCCTCTCTG GAAGTGACCGTGATGGGCAGGAAGTTCCGGAACCCCATTGGGATAGCAGCGGGCTTCGACAAGCATGGCGAGGCTGTCGACGGCTTGTTTAAAGTGGGCTTCGGCTTTGTAGAGGTGGGCACTATCACCCCCAGACCGCAGGAGGGAAACCCAAAGCCCCGCGTGTTCAGACTACCGGCGGACCAAGCCGTCATTAACAG GTATGGGTTCAACAGCTGTGGTCTGCTTGAGGCTCAACATAGGCTGAAGACTAGGGAGGCGTCCCAGCAGCTGCTTAGGAAag CTGGCCTGCCGCTTGGCATCAATCTGGGGAAGAACAAACTTTCCCAGGATGCATCAGCGGACTTCATGGAGGGGGTGCGGGTGATGGGCCCCCTGGCGGACTACCTGGTGGTCAACGTGAGCAGTCCCAACACACCTGGCCTCAGAGACCTGCAGGGGAaggcacacctgcacacactgCTTCATAAG GTGCTGAAGGAGCGAGATGCCCTGCAGTGTGAGAGGAAACCTCCAGTGTTAGTGAAGATCGCCCCAGACCTCTCTCCTCAAGATATGCAAGACATCGCTGAAGTCGTAATAGAG CTGGGCGTGGATGGCCTGATGGTGTCGAACACCACCGTCTCCAGGCCCCCCACCCTCAAGGACCCTCGCTGGTCAGAGACGGGGGGTCTCAGTGGAAGGCCTCTTCGGGAGCTCTCCACCGACACCGTCCGAGAAATGTTCCGGCTCACTGGCG GTAAGGTGCCGATTGTTGGGATTGGCGGGGTGGCCAGTGGCCAGGATGCTCTGAATAAGATCCGAGCTGGAGCCTCCCTGGTCCAGCTCTACACAGCCTTCACCTACCAGGGACCCCCCCTGGTCACCAGGATCAAACGGGAGCTACATCAACTGCTGCA GGACCAGGGATTCAGCTGCATAGCCGAGGCGGTGGGAGCTGACCACCGTGGGGCGTCAGAGGCTCAGTCCCCACCAACACACGGCACCAACCAGGCACACCAGGCCCAAGAGACCCCGGTCTCAACAATGGTACCCCTGGTACCAGCAGCCGTCTCTACCAGCTCCGCAGGCGAAGTGAACCAGGGCGCTGCAGCGATTCCAAACCAAGGAGAGGCTTTCCGTACCGTCTGA